A window from Littorina saxatilis isolate snail1 linkage group LG9, US_GU_Lsax_2.0, whole genome shotgun sequence encodes these proteins:
- the LOC138977215 gene encoding mucin-2-like, whose product MALPWMIDQSAENGLRMTNLETSFVSVMQRCPEGDSPDGDLAEVQITESCRYYTQTVYNDCNFYKKSTEERLVLSEDECRRACDTAEHSNWRCKHISRVYHSLESTPECHNLCNKNWFKLPSARYLPCMGFEFLPRNALELPQCTLWFAETMLECDQPEDHDASNSSTTSSASFPWRCPVYTTVVPPTTDHTTADMPTTTTDTPTTTTNTLTTTADTPTTTADTPTTSAVTPTTTADTPATPADTLTTTTDTPTTTTATPTTTSDTPTATTETPTTTTGTPTTTDTPTTTSDTPTTTDTPITTSNKPTTTDTPTTTADTPTTTTDTPTTTTDTPTTATDSPTTTAGTPTTTDTPTTTVDTPTITTDSPTTTTDTPTTTTDTPTTVTDTPTATTETPTTTTGTPTTTAGTPTTTTGTPTTTDTPTTTADTPTITDTPTTTDTPTTTADTPTTADTPTTTDKPATTIDTPTTTADIPTTTDTPTTTDTPTTTTGTQTTTDTPTTNADTPTITDTPTTTDTPTTTANTPTITDTPTTTDTPTTTANTPTTNTDTPISTDTPTTTADTPTTTSDTPTTTSDTPTTTADTPTNTSDTQTTTADRPTNTADTPTTTDTPTTTDTPTTTDTLNNTSDTPTTTDTPTTTDTPTTTADTPTTTADTPTTTDTPTTTADTSTTTADTPTTTADTPTTTADKPTTTDTPTTTDTLTNTSDTPTTTDTPTTTDTPTTTADKPTTTAATPITTAEKPTTTANKPTTTADTPTTSADTPTTTADKPTTTADTPTTTADTPTTIAVTPTTTADTPTTTADKPTNTSDTPTNTADTPTTTSDTPTTSADTPTTTADTPTTTSDKPTTMADTPTTATYTPTTSDTPTTTADTPTTTSDTPTSIVDTPTTTVDKPTNTSDTPTTNIDTPTTSTDTPTTTTDIRTTTADTPTSIVDTPTTTVDTPTTKTDTPIITADTPTTTTDTLTTTADTPTTTSDTPTTTTDTPTTTTDTPTTTTDTPTTTTDTPTTTTDTPTITADTLITTAYTPISDDSNSARSADTTTKSSDAINTDFPEEVHFEVEVAPFSLTVEVEVAPFSLTVEVEVAPFSPAVEVEVAPFSPTVEVAPFSPTVEVEVARSFPTNC is encoded by the exons ATGGCCTTGCCTTGGATGATCGACCAGAGTGCAGAGAATGGGCTGAGGATGACGAATCTCGAGACTTCCTTCGTCTCTGTGATGCAGCGG TGCCCTGAAGGAGACTCTCCGG ACGGGGATCTCGCTGAAGTTCAGATCACAG AGTCCTGCAGATATTATACTCAAACAGTTTACAACGACTGCAACTTTTACAAGAAATCAACAGAGGAACGCCTCGTGCTCAGCGAAGATGAATGTCGCAGAGCATGCGACACAGCCGAACATAGCAACTGGCGCT GCAAGCACATCAGTAGAGTCTACCATTCCCTGGAATCTACCCCGGAATGCCACAACCTCTGCAACAAAAACTGGTTCAAGCTTCCATCAGCTCGCTACTTACCGTGCATGGGGTTTGAATTCTTACCCCGCAACGCCCTGGAATTGCCGCAATGCACACTGTGGTTTGCCGAGACAATGTTGGAGTGCGACCAGCCTGAGGACCATGACGCTTCAAACAGCAGTACCACATCATCTGCGTCTTTCCCCTGGCGATGCCCTGTTT ATACGACAGTGGTACCGCCAACAACAGATCACACAACTGCTGACATGCCGACCACTACTACTGACACACCGACCACTACTACTAACACACTGACAACTACTGCTGACACACCCACCACTACGGCTGACACACCAACCACTTCTGCTGTCACACCAACCACTACTGCTGACACACCAGCCACTCCTGCTGACACACTAACCACTACTACTGACACACCAACCACTACTACTGCCACACCAACCACTACTTCTGACACACCAACCGCTACTACTGAAACACCAACCACTACTACTGGCACACCGACCACTACTGACACACCAACCACTACTTCTGACACACCGACCACTACTGACACACCAATCACTACTTCTAACAAACCGACAACTACTGACACACCAACCACTACTGCTGACACACCTACCACTACTACTGACACACCAACCACTACTACTGACACACCGACAACTGCAACTGATTCACCGACCACTACTGCTGGCACACCAACCACTACTGACACACCAACCACTACTGTTGACACACCTACCATTACTACGGACTCACCAACCACTACTACTGACACACCGACCACCACTACTGACACACCGACCACTGTAACTGACACACCAACCGCTACTACTGAAACACCAACCACTACTACTGGCACACCGACCACTACTGCTGGCACACCAACCACTACTACTGGCACACCAACCACTACTGACACACCAACCACTACCGCTGACACACCAACTATAACTGACACACCAACCACTACTGACACACCAACCACTACTGCTGACACACCAACCACTGCTGACACACCAACCACTACTGACAAACCAGCAACAACTATTGACACACCAACCACTACTGCTGACATACCAACCACTACTGACACACCAACCACTACtgacacaccaacaacaactactGGCACACAAACCACTACTGACACACCAACCACTAATGCTGACACACCAACTATTACTGACACACCGACCACTACTGACACTCCAACCACTACTGCTAACACACCAACTATTACTGACACACCGACCACTACTGACACTCCAACCACTACTGCTAACACACCAACCACTAATACGGACACACCAATCTCTACTGACACTCCAACCACTACTGCTGACACACCGACAACTACTTCTGACACACCGACCACTACTTCTGACACACCGACCACTACTGCTGACACACCGACCAATACTTCTGACACACAAACCACTACTGCTGACAGACCAACCAATACTGCTGACACACCAACCACTACTGACACTCCAACCACTACTGACACACCAACCACTACTGACACATTGAACAATACTTCTGACACACCAACCACAACTGACACTCCAACCACTACTGACACACCAACCACTACTGCTGACACACCAACCACTACTGCTGACACACCAACCACGACTGACACACCAACCACTACTGCTGACACATCAACCACTACTGCTGACACACCAACCACTACTGCTGACACACCAACCACTACTGCTGACAAACCAACCACTACTGACACTCCAACCACTACTGACACACTGACCAATACTTCTGACACACCAACCACTACTGACACTCCAACCACTACTGACACACCAACCACTACTGCTGACAAACCAACCACTACTGCTGCCACACCAATCACTACTGCTGAAAAACCAACCACTACTGCTAACAAACCAACCACTACTGCTGACACACCAACCACTTCTGCTGATACACCAACCACTACTGCTGACAAACCAACCACTACTGCTGACACACCAACTACTACTGCTGACACACCAACCACTATTGCTGTCACACCAACCACTACTGCTGACACACCAACCACTACTGCTGACAAACCAACCAATACTTCTGACACACCAACCAATACTGCTGACACACCGACTACTACATCTGACACACCGACCACTTCTGCTGACACCCCAACCACTACTGCTGACACACCAACCACTACTTCTGACAAACCAACCACTATGGCTGACACACCAACCACTGCTACTTACACACCAACCACTTCTGACACACCAACCACTACTGCTGACACACCAACCACTACTTCTGACACACCAACCTCTATTGTTGACACACCAACCACTACTGTTGACAAACCGACCAATACTTCTGACACACCAACGACTAATATTGACACACCGACCACTTCTACTGACACACCGACCACTACTACTGACATACGGACCACTACTGCTGACACACCAACCTCTATTGTTGACACACCAACCACTACTGTTGACACACCAACCACCAAAACTGACACACCAATCATTACTGCTGACACTCCAACCACTACTACTGACACACTAACGACTACTGCTGACACACCGACCACTACTTCTGACACACCAACCACTACTACTGACACACCAACCACTACTACTGACACACCGACCACTACTACTGACACACCGACCACTACTACTGACACACCAACCACTACCACTGACACACCGACCATTACTGCTGACACACTGATAACTACTGCTTATACACCAATCTCGGATGATAGTAATTCAGCCAGGTCTGCCGACACAACAACCAAGTCTTCTGATGCAA